One genomic window of Candoia aspera isolate rCanAsp1 chromosome 12, rCanAsp1.hap2, whole genome shotgun sequence includes the following:
- the IGBP1 gene encoding immunoglobulin-binding protein 1 isoform X1, giving the protein MAAAAAAEPERLSELLESGWRLLEEVESGGEASSGAPAVQRRVQRGLELLERAARAVAQLELFSRNEELEEIPSADLRFMLVPALLAALTLRQVAPERRLEHVRRARGLFLDFLRLCRDYAVARFDLPREAEAEEEEDGGEAAPAPPDGQSSLLAMAAGRRAKIERYKQKKELENQLASLKPFIDSGQAEEEQIREFYLLQIKKWINISLEEIESIDQEIAILNRRGALQGSATRPCQPPRPPGRPFILTRDAAQAKVFGAGYPSLATMTVDEWFEQHQKQGVLPDQGISQRVPAGTEDQQKEQEKSTEEEEEAAVLKAREWDEWKDLHPRGYGNRKNMG; this is encoded by the exons atggcggcggcggcggcggcagagcCGGAGCGGCTCTCGGAGCTGCTGGAGTCGGGCTGGCGGCTGCTGgaggaggtggagagcggcggcgaGGCGTCCTCGGGGGCGCCTGCCGTCCAGCGCCGGGTGCAGCGCGGCTTGGAGCTTCTGGAGCGCGCCGCCCGCGCGGTGGCCCAGCTGGAGCTCTTCAG CCGCAACGAGGAGCTGGAGGAGATCCCCTCGGCCGACCTGCGCTTCATGCTGGTGCCCGCGCTGCTGGCCGCGCTGACCCTGCGGCAGGTGGCCCCCGAGCGCCGGCTGGAGCACGTGCGGAGGGCGCGCGGCCTCTTCCTGGACTTCCTCCGGCTCTGCCGGGACTACGCCGTCGCCCGCTTCGACCTACCGCGCGAGGCCGaggccgaggaggaggaggacggcgGGGAGGCCGCGCCCGCCCCGCCCGACGGCCAGTCCTCGCTGCTAGCCATGGCGGCCGGCCGGCGGGCCAAGATCGAGAG ATACAAGCAAAAGAAGGAGTTGGAGAACCAGCTGGCTTCTTTGAAACCCTTCATTGATAGTGGCCAAGCTGAAGAAGAGCAAATACGAGAATTCTATTTGCTACAAATCAAGAAGTGGATCAATATAAGCCTGGAGGAAATTGAAAGCATTGATCAGGAAATTGCAATCCTGAATCGGCGGGGTGCTCTACAG GGTTCTGCCACACGACCTTGCCAGCCGCCCCGACCTCCAGGGAGGCCCTTCATCCTTACTCGCGATGCTGCCCAGGCAAA GGTGTTTGGCGCTGGCTATCCTAGCCTGGCAACAATGACAGTGGATGAGTGGTTTGAACAGCACCAGAAGCAAGGAGTCCTTCCTGATCAGGGCATTTCCCAGAGAGTTCCAG CAGGTACCGAAGACCAgcagaaagaacaggaaaaaagcacagaggaggaggaagaagctgcAGTATTGAAAGCACGGGAATGGGACGAATGGAAGGACCTGCACCCAAGAGGTTATGGCAACCGGAAGAACATGGGCTGA
- the IGBP1 gene encoding immunoglobulin-binding protein 1 isoform X3, whose amino-acid sequence MAAAAAAEPERLSELLESGWRLLEEVESGGEASSGAPAVQRRVQRGLELLERAARAVAQLELFSRNEELEEIPSADLRFMLVPALLAALTLRQVAPERRLEHVRRARGLFLDFLRLCRDYAVARFDLPREAEAEEEEDGGEAAPAPPDGQSSLLAMAAGRRAKIERYKQKKELENQLASLKPFIDSGQAEEEQIREFYLLQIKKWINISLEEIESIDQEIAILNRRGALQCEQVLKNVPPPPVFPFLLPGFCHTTLPAAPTSREALHPYSRCCPGKVYNWGFCRCFWQGGVLMADGLFTRGVGHSGCSALLQGH is encoded by the exons atggcggcggcggcggcggcagagcCGGAGCGGCTCTCGGAGCTGCTGGAGTCGGGCTGGCGGCTGCTGgaggaggtggagagcggcggcgaGGCGTCCTCGGGGGCGCCTGCCGTCCAGCGCCGGGTGCAGCGCGGCTTGGAGCTTCTGGAGCGCGCCGCCCGCGCGGTGGCCCAGCTGGAGCTCTTCAG CCGCAACGAGGAGCTGGAGGAGATCCCCTCGGCCGACCTGCGCTTCATGCTGGTGCCCGCGCTGCTGGCCGCGCTGACCCTGCGGCAGGTGGCCCCCGAGCGCCGGCTGGAGCACGTGCGGAGGGCGCGCGGCCTCTTCCTGGACTTCCTCCGGCTCTGCCGGGACTACGCCGTCGCCCGCTTCGACCTACCGCGCGAGGCCGaggccgaggaggaggaggacggcgGGGAGGCCGCGCCCGCCCCGCCCGACGGCCAGTCCTCGCTGCTAGCCATGGCGGCCGGCCGGCGGGCCAAGATCGAGAG ATACAAGCAAAAGAAGGAGTTGGAGAACCAGCTGGCTTCTTTGAAACCCTTCATTGATAGTGGCCAAGCTGAAGAAGAGCAAATACGAGAATTCTATTTGCTACAAATCAAGAAGTGGATCAATATAAGCCTGGAGGAAATTGAAAGCATTGATCAGGAAATTGCAATCCTGAATCGGCGGGGTGCTCTACAG TGTGAACAGGTGCTGAAAAAtgtgcctcctcctcctgtttttccattccttctccCAGGGTTCTGCCACACGACCTTGCCAGCCGCCCCGACCTCCAGGGAGGCCCTTCATCCTTACTCGCGATGCTGCCCAGGCAAAGTATATAATTGGGGGTTCTGCCGCTGCTTCTGGCAGGGAGGGGTCTTGATGGCAGACGGGCTTTTCACGAGGGGGGTGGGCCACTCCGGCTGCTCTGCGCTGCTTCAAGGTCACTAG
- the IGBP1 gene encoding immunoglobulin-binding protein 1 isoform X2, whose translation MAAAAAAEPERLSELLESGWRLLEEVESGGEASSGAPAVQRRVQRGLELLERAARAVAQLELFSRNEELEEIPSADLRFMLVPALLAALTLRQVAPERRLEHVRRARGLFLDFLRLCRDYAVARFDLPREAEAEEEEDGGEAAPAPPDGQSSLLAMAAGRRAKIERYKQKKELENQLASLKPFIDSGQAEEEQIREFYLLQIKKWINISLEEIESIDQEIAILNRRGALQGSATRPCQPPRPPGRPFILTRDAAQAKVFGAGYPSLATMTVDEWFEQHQKQGVLPDQGISQRVPGTEDQQKEQEKSTEEEEEAAVLKAREWDEWKDLHPRGYGNRKNMG comes from the exons atggcggcggcggcggcggcagagcCGGAGCGGCTCTCGGAGCTGCTGGAGTCGGGCTGGCGGCTGCTGgaggaggtggagagcggcggcgaGGCGTCCTCGGGGGCGCCTGCCGTCCAGCGCCGGGTGCAGCGCGGCTTGGAGCTTCTGGAGCGCGCCGCCCGCGCGGTGGCCCAGCTGGAGCTCTTCAG CCGCAACGAGGAGCTGGAGGAGATCCCCTCGGCCGACCTGCGCTTCATGCTGGTGCCCGCGCTGCTGGCCGCGCTGACCCTGCGGCAGGTGGCCCCCGAGCGCCGGCTGGAGCACGTGCGGAGGGCGCGCGGCCTCTTCCTGGACTTCCTCCGGCTCTGCCGGGACTACGCCGTCGCCCGCTTCGACCTACCGCGCGAGGCCGaggccgaggaggaggaggacggcgGGGAGGCCGCGCCCGCCCCGCCCGACGGCCAGTCCTCGCTGCTAGCCATGGCGGCCGGCCGGCGGGCCAAGATCGAGAG ATACAAGCAAAAGAAGGAGTTGGAGAACCAGCTGGCTTCTTTGAAACCCTTCATTGATAGTGGCCAAGCTGAAGAAGAGCAAATACGAGAATTCTATTTGCTACAAATCAAGAAGTGGATCAATATAAGCCTGGAGGAAATTGAAAGCATTGATCAGGAAATTGCAATCCTGAATCGGCGGGGTGCTCTACAG GGTTCTGCCACACGACCTTGCCAGCCGCCCCGACCTCCAGGGAGGCCCTTCATCCTTACTCGCGATGCTGCCCAGGCAAA GGTGTTTGGCGCTGGCTATCCTAGCCTGGCAACAATGACAGTGGATGAGTGGTTTGAACAGCACCAGAAGCAAGGAGTCCTTCCTGATCAGGGCATTTCCCAGAGAGTTCCAG GTACCGAAGACCAgcagaaagaacaggaaaaaagcacagaggaggaggaagaagctgcAGTATTGAAAGCACGGGAATGGGACGAATGGAAGGACCTGCACCCAAGAGGTTATGGCAACCGGAAGAACATGGGCTGA